The Triticum dicoccoides isolate Atlit2015 ecotype Zavitan chromosome 6A, WEW_v2.0, whole genome shotgun sequence genome has a window encoding:
- the LOC119316555 gene encoding glycerophosphodiester phosphodiesterase GDPDL7-like, which produces MGGRYPHMLLILILLHGANAAIDAPVEKWQTLDGRPPLVIARGGFSGLFPESSKFAYEFAMTASLPGVVLECDLQLSSDGVGFCRSGLTLDKSTLIAEMYPKKDKTYKLGLEDIHGWFAVDFTSDELINNVTVIQTIFSRPSTFDAMMGMYTLDDMAGLHPQQIWVNVEFDGFYRDHNLDIEDYLLKLPKDYPIAYISSPDISFLKSIGGKLKGRAKLIFRCLADNVTETSVKKSYGEILKDLKSIKAFASGIMVPRNYVWPVNNNLYLLPPTSLVKDAHALGLEVHVGSFANDILTSYNYSYDPAAEYLQFINNPDFTVDGLMTDFPPTASGAVACLAHNEANALASNGERPLIITHNGASGVYAGCTDLAYQQAVKDGADIIDCSVRMSKDGVAFCLGSADLIASTTAATTFMTKVVTISEIQSKSGIFSFDLSWSEIQSLKPELTGPFAQAGLKRNPAAKNAGKFFTLPEFLDFAKSSNVSGILIEIEDAPYLATRGLGLVDAVSGALVNASYDKESKQQVFIESDDSSVLSAFKKFPSFKRVLTVGTIISDASKPSVDEIKEFADVVMVTRGSLVKVNGFFLTGFTNLVENLHAANLTVHVGPLKNEFTNFGFDYFADPMVEIATYSAALVVDGIVTEFPATATTYFRSPCSDPTKNLTYTIMAAAPGALVSMVPPGALPPALPPAPLLEPADVLDPPLPPVSVSGPPEAAPKVADSSSSPHSSSAGSCFLVAAGIAAFLYSGFH; this is translated from the exons ATGGGAGGTAGATATCCTCACATGCTTTTGATCCTCATACTCCTTCATGGAGCCAATGCCGCTATAGATGCTCCAGTAGAGAAATGGCAGACTCTGGATG GTCGTCCTCCTCTAGTCATCGCTCGTGGAGGCTTCTCTGGCTTATTTCCCGAATCAAGCAAGTTTGCGTATGAGTTTGCTATGACAGCTAGCTTGCCTGGAGTCGTTCTGGAGTGTGATCTGCAATTGTCCAGTGACGGTGTGGGCTTCTGCAGAAGTGGCTTAACGCTTGATAAGTCAACACTAATTGCTGAAATGTACCCTAAGAAGGACAAAACGTACAAGCTGGGTTTAGAAGATATTCATGGGTGGTTTGCTGTGGATTTCACCTCAGACGAGCTCATAAATAATGTCACAG TGATCCAAACTATTTTTTCTCGCCCAAGCACATTTGATGCCATGATGGGAATGTATACACTTGATGATATGGCTGGACTCCACCCGCAACAAATTTGGGTTAATGTGGAG TTCGATGGTTTTTATAGGGATCACAATTTAGATATCGAAGATTACCTATTAAAATTACCAAAAGATTATCCTATTGCCTACATATCCTCGCCAGATATTTCATTCTTGAAAAGTATTGGTGGAAAGCTTAAGGGCAGGGCTAAGCTGATTTTTCGGTGTCTCGCTGATAATGTTACCGAGACAAGCGTCAAGAAATCATATGGAGAAATATTGAAAGATCTGAAATCCATCAAGGCTTTTGCATCAGGAATTATGGTCCCCAGGAATTATGTTTGGCCAGTGAATAACAATCTGTACTTGCTCCCACCTACCAGTTTGGTCAAAGATGCACATGCCCTAGGGCTGGAAGTGCATGTAGGATCGTTTGCCAATGATATCCTTACGAGTTACAACTACAGCTATGATCCTGCTGCGGAATACTTGCAGTTCATAAACAACCCAGACTTCACTGTAGATGGTTTGATGACTGACTTCCCGCCCACTGCATCAGGAGCTGTCG CGTGCTTGGCACATAATGAAGCAAATGCTCTTGCTTCAA ATGGAGAGAGGCCACTCATTATAACGCACAATGGCGCAAGTGGCGTCTACGCAGGCTGCACGGACCTTGCCTACCAACAAGCAGTGAAAGATGGTGCCGACATAATAGATTGCTCGGTTCGGATGTCAAAAGACGGTGTGGCCTTTTGCCTGGGCTCTGCAGATCTCATTGCCAGCACGACGGCAGCAACCACTTTCATGACAAAAGTTGTTACTATCAGTGAAATACAGAGTAAATCAGGCATTTTCTCGTTTGATCTTTCATGGAGCGAGATCCAAAGCTTGAAAC CCGAGCTTACTGGTCCATTTGCTCAGGCAGGCCTGAAAAGAAATCCTGCAGCGAAGAATGCTGGCAAATTCTTTACTTTGCCCGAATTCCTTGACTTTGCCAAAAGTAGCAATGTCTCTGGTATACTGATCGAGATAGAG GATGCTCCATACCTTGCAACCAGAGGTCTTGGCCTGGTAGATGCAGTCTCTGGTGCACTGGTCAATGCCAGCTACGACAAGGAGAGCAAGCAGCAAGTGTTCATCGAGTCAGACGACTCCTCTGTACTTTCAGCATTCAAGAAGTTCCCATCGTTTAAGCGTGTTCTCACTGTTGGCACCATAATAAGTGATGCTTCCAAGCCTTCAGTGGATGAGATCAAGGAGTTTGCGGATGTAGTGATGGTGACCCGCGGTTCGCTCGTGAAGGTCAATGGCTTCTTCCTGACAGGGTTCACTAATTTGGTGGAGAATCTGCACGCTGCAAACTTGACGGTGCACGTCGGTCCGCTCAAGAATGAGTTCACCAACTTTGGGTTCGACTACTTTGCTGATCCGATGGTCGAGATCGCCACATACTCTGCTGCATTGGTCGTCGATGGAATTGTGACCGAGTTCCCTGCCACTGCAACTACATACTTCA GGAGCCCATGCAGTGATCCGACGAAGAACCTGACCTACACAATCATGGCTGCAGCACCCGGTGCTCTGGTGAGCATGGTCCCCCCAGGCGCGCTGCCCCCAGCGCTCCCGCCAGCACCCTTGCTGGAACCCGCCGATGTTCTCGACCCGCCGCTGCCGCCTGTGTCGGTGAGCGGCCCTCCGGAGGCGGCACCCAAAGTAGCTGACAGCAGCTCCTCTCCACACAGCTCCAGTGCCGGCAGTTGCTTCCTGGTAGCAGCTGGCATTGCTGCCTTCTTGTACTCGGGCTTCCATTGA